Below is a window of Shinella sp. PSBB067 DNA.
CACCGCAAGGCCGCCGATGGCGTAGCCCTTGAGGCCGAGGCCGGAAAGGGCCTCGGCCGAGCGCACGCGCAGATGCGGAATGTCGCCGCCCTGCACGATGCCGAACATCGCCCTGCCCGGCTGGTCGCCGAAGGCGGCCTTGCAGCGCTCGGCCCAGCGCAGCGACATTTCCATGGCGCGCTCGATTTCCTTCGGGGAAGCCGGCAGCGCCACGCATTCGTCGAGCTGCATCTGGATGTCGCTGTCGAGCAGGCCCTGGATCTCGATCGAGCGTTCGGGCGACATGTGGTGCAAGGCGCCGTCGACATGGCTCTTGAACGTCACGCCCTGCTCGTCGAGCTTGCGCAGGCCCGAAAGCGACATGACCTGGAAGCCGCCCGAATCGGTCAGGATCGGAAACGGCCAGCGGATGAGTTCGTGCAGGCCGCCGAGGCGGGCGACGCGCTCGGCGCCGGGGCGCAGCATCAGGTGATAGGTGTTGCCGAGGATGATATCCGCGCCGAGTTCGCGCACCTGGTCGAGATACATCGCCTTGACCGTGCCCACCGTGCCGACGGGCATGAAGGCCGGCGTGCGGATCGTGCCGCGCGGCATGGAAACCTCGCCGCGGCGCGCCTTGCCGTCGGTGGCGAGAAGCTTGAACTGGAAGGTGTCGGTCATCGGTGGTCCCGGAAAAGCAGGCTGGAGTCGCCGTAGGAATAGAAGCGGTAGCCGGTCTCGATCGCGTGCGCATAGGCGCCGCGCATCGTCTCCAGGCCGGAAAAGGCAGAGACGAGCATGAAGAGCGTCGACTTCGGCAGGTGGAAATTGGTCATCAGCATGTCGGCCGTGCGGAATCGGTAGCCGGGCGTGATGAAGATGCCCGTCGCGCCGGACCACGGCCGGATCGTGCCGTCCTCTTCGGCAGCGCTTTCCAGAAGGCGCAGCGATGTAGTGCCGATAGAGACGATGCGCCCGCCCCTCGCCCTGACGGCGTTGAGGGCGGCGGCGGTGTCCTCGGAGACGTAGCCGATCTCCTCGTGCATGACATGGTCCGTCGTATCGTCCGCCTTGACCGGCAGGAAGGTGCCGGCGCCGACATGCAGCGTCACGAAATGCCGCTCGACGCCGAGCCCATCGAGCCGAGCAAAGAGCGCATCGGTGAAGTGCAGTCCGGCGGTCGGTGCGGCAACGGCGCCCTCCTGCCGGGCATAGATCGTCTGGTAGTCCTTCCTGTCCGCCTCGTCGTCGGCGCGTTTGGAAGCGATATAGGGCGGCAGCGGAATATGGCCGACCGTGGCGATGGCCCGGTCGAGCTCCGGGCCCGACGCGTCGAAATGCAGGGTGACTTCGCCGCTCTCGCCCTTCTCCTCGACGATGGCCGAAAGGCCCTCCGCCGCGCCGAAGGTGATGCGGTCGCCGCGCTTGATGCGCTTGCCCGGTTTGGCGAAAGCCTTCCAGCGGTCGCCGGCAATGCGCATGTGCAGCGTCGCGGAAACCTTCTGGCCGCCGGCGCCCTCGCGGTGGCGGACGCCCTCGAGCTGGGCGGGTATGACGCGCGTA
It encodes the following:
- the tgt gene encoding tRNA guanosine(34) transglycosylase Tgt is translated as MTDTFQFKLLATDGKARRGEVSMPRGTIRTPAFMPVGTVGTVKAMYLDQVRELGADIILGNTYHLMLRPGAERVARLGGLHELIRWPFPILTDSGGFQVMSLSGLRKLDEQGVTFKSHVDGALHHMSPERSIEIQGLLDSDIQMQLDECVALPASPKEIERAMEMSLRWAERCKAAFGDQPGRAMFGIVQGGDIPHLRVRSAEALSGLGLKGYAIGGLAVGEPQEVMLDMIDTTIPHLPTEKPRYLMGVGTPDDMLKSVARGIDMFDCVMPTRSGRHGLAFTRRGRINLRNARHAEDMRPLDEESTCPAARDYSRAYLHHLVRANESLGGMLLTWNNLSYYQDLMAGIRKAIEEGRFADFMAETQEMWARGDLAPL
- the queA gene encoding tRNA preQ1(34) S-adenosylmethionine ribosyltransferase-isomerase QueA, encoding MRVDLFDFDLPEENIALRPVTPREAARLLIVRPGADVPYEDRTVGDLPSLLRAGDALVFNDTRVIPAQLEGVRHREGAGGQKVSATLHMRIAGDRWKAFAKPGKRIKRGDRITFGAAEGLSAIVEEKGESGEVTLHFDASGPELDRAIATVGHIPLPPYIASKRADDEADRKDYQTIYARQEGAVAAPTAGLHFTDALFARLDGLGVERHFVTLHVGAGTFLPVKADDTTDHVMHEEIGYVSEDTAAALNAVRARGGRIVSIGTTSLRLLESAAEEDGTIRPWSGATGIFITPGYRFRTADMLMTNFHLPKSTLFMLVSAFSGLETMRGAYAHAIETGYRFYSYGDSSLLFRDHR